From the Acidobacteriota bacterium genome, one window contains:
- the rsmH gene encoding 16S rRNA (cytosine(1402)-N(4))-methyltransferase RsmH has translation MITPPTPHRPIMVAEVLRHLGPAPGEVAVDCTLGGGGHALAILGRVQPAGRLIGIDVDPIELPRAEARIRAAGYGVDAFVAHHANFSELPAVLATHGVAAANVILLDLGVSSMQHDSGERGFSFRSVGPLDMRMDPSRGETAAQLIARLNEGDLAALLATNADEPQAPVIAGILKQELPATTHALTRLVRLGLHDALPDLSKAEVKMSVRRTLQALRIAVNDEFAALDALLATLPQCLAPGGRVAILTFHSGEDRRVKKAFQAGHRSGVYAGIAGEVVRSTKEETFANRRASSAKLRWAVRAPAIIPP, from the coding sequence ATGATCACGCCACCGACCCCCCACCGGCCGATCATGGTCGCCGAGGTCTTACGGCACCTCGGACCGGCCCCCGGCGAGGTGGCGGTCGACTGCACGCTCGGCGGCGGGGGACACGCGCTGGCGATCCTGGGACGAGTGCAGCCGGCCGGCCGGCTGATTGGCATCGACGTCGACCCAATTGAGCTGCCACGTGCCGAGGCTCGCATTCGAGCGGCCGGGTACGGCGTCGACGCGTTCGTCGCCCACCACGCCAACTTTTCGGAACTGCCGGCGGTGCTCGCAACGCACGGCGTCGCCGCCGCGAACGTGATCCTGTTGGACCTTGGCGTGTCGTCCATGCAGCACGACAGCGGCGAGCGAGGCTTCAGTTTCAGGAGTGTCGGGCCGCTCGACATGCGAATGGATCCATCTCGCGGCGAGACGGCCGCGCAGTTGATCGCGCGATTGAACGAAGGCGACCTCGCGGCCCTGCTCGCGACCAATGCCGACGAGCCGCAGGCGCCTGTGATCGCCGGCATCCTGAAACAAGAACTCCCCGCCACCACGCATGCCCTCACGCGCCTGGTTCGGCTGGGGCTCCACGACGCGCTGCCGGACCTGTCGAAGGCCGAGGTCAAAATGTCGGTCCGCCGGACCCTGCAGGCGCTGCGCATTGCCGTGAACGACGAGTTCGCGGCGCTCGACGCGCTGCTGGCGACGCTGCCGCAGTGCCTGGCCCCCGGCGGCCGGGTCGCGATCCTCACCTTCCACTCCGGCGAAGATCGCCGCGTCAAGAAGGCCTTCCAGGCCGGTCACCGCTCGGGGGTCTACGCCGGGATCGCCGGCGAGGTCGTGCGTTCGACAAAGGAGGAAACCTTCGCCAATCGCCGGGCTTCGTCGGCGAAGTTGCGCTGGGCCGTGCGTGCACCCGCTATAATCCCGCCATGA
- a CDS encoding FkbM family methyltransferase: MSEKAMKEHEEYLAWTYFSEDAYDQREFTRLRSLLHSTRLFIDVGASHGVYTFHVNRLIQDAAIVAIEADPSRFALLKDNVQQWSGTSTNAIACVHAAASDEADRRQAESASFYVTGSQISGGLFAVPERSDDYRPTAVPLVTLDDYYRPGVPTLVKIDVEGAELRVLKGATKHIESGHTTFLTEIAWFGDRQRRTGTLDVLLFAFRRGMRVERHTRSNYLLSYEPNALKRALSALQCLPPLVARYAWNRLVPLSVRKARERRLTAERFARYHAKRQARP, encoded by the coding sequence ATGAGTGAGAAGGCGATGAAGGAACACGAGGAGTATTTGGCGTGGACCTATTTCAGCGAGGACGCCTATGACCAGCGGGAGTTCACCCGGCTTCGGTCGCTGCTGCACTCGACCAGGTTGTTCATTGATGTGGGAGCCTCGCACGGCGTTTACACATTCCATGTCAATCGGCTGATTCAGGACGCGGCCATCGTGGCCATCGAGGCCGATCCGAGCCGCTTCGCGCTCTTGAAGGACAACGTCCAGCAGTGGTCGGGCACGTCCACCAACGCGATCGCTTGCGTCCACGCCGCGGCCAGCGATGAGGCCGACCGCAGGCAAGCCGAATCAGCGTCGTTCTACGTCACCGGATCGCAGATCTCGGGGGGCCTGTTCGCCGTTCCCGAGAGGTCGGATGACTACCGGCCCACGGCAGTGCCGCTCGTCACGCTGGACGACTACTATCGGCCGGGCGTGCCGACCCTGGTCAAGATCGACGTCGAGGGCGCCGAGCTTCGGGTGCTCAAGGGCGCGACCAAGCACATCGAGTCTGGCCACACGACATTCCTGACCGAGATCGCGTGGTTCGGCGATCGTCAACGCAGAACGGGAACGCTCGACGTCCTGCTATTCGCGTTCAGGCGAGGCATGCGCGTCGAGCGGCACACGCGTTCCAACTACCTGCTGAGTTACGAGCCGAACGCGCTCAAGCGAGCGCTCTCCGCGCTGCAGTGCCTGCCTCCGCTCGTCGCCCGCTATGCGTGGAACCGGCTCGTTCCGCTGAGCGTTCGCAAGGCCAGGGAACGCCGCCTGACCGCGGAGCGCTTCGCAAGGTATCACGCGAAGCGTCAGGCGCGCCCGTAG
- a CDS encoding asparagine synthase-related protein yields MMLLAGSTGTTIEQLHAWLDRLDIQLPAARSMFGGSTAGPAISLVSDGGPVGTLTTFANGCLAYSGVFHDPLPEGEPRADLTNPVAVSEWLIDRYRRKGPRFLDGLLGHYVVVLVDDAQGEVLLAADPYGARKLFVAERNGTLTFCSSLAGLARSSPAGIPLDRSLEDCLLSLEFLPWERTPLAGVKYLKPGTILRVSGGRIARDEVKVAGFADAAAAAGLQSEDALCGALDELLRTSVLDQAPAGQKVAVLLGGVDSALIASYLARAGREVETFTFHFDDNRYNQAFCDELAALLGIRHNWVAITPDVIRQGLTGYSTVFNQVSAIPHYLIQTAHVCRAIRARGFTRCLTGDGCDEIFLGYPSVYRRARLFMRLPSVPRAITRTAETLLATPLVEDYAGHVARFSRNYLHILSRAQPARGHISNRIFDEYSLRRLRAEPPPPQDDEPEGILGTLAHGLEGLSPLRLAYHGKAAVGLNKIKLEGSAGDAGVTLLSPYQHPRMTAFGRALPEALLRNASDAGTAATGKYIFFRTIERKDHLPRHMVYQRKASPVNAPVDYWYMGELRPLILDMLKDLPFPYDAAYVERMLTMKGPEEWFRSRISLARSVLHPVAMLATYANLNRTIRSGIR; encoded by the coding sequence ATGATGTTGCTGGCGGGCTCCACCGGTACCACCATCGAGCAACTGCACGCGTGGCTCGATCGGCTGGACATTCAGCTGCCTGCGGCGCGCTCGATGTTCGGGGGCTCCACGGCGGGCCCGGCAATTTCTCTGGTGTCAGACGGCGGACCAGTTGGCACTCTCACGACGTTCGCGAACGGGTGCCTGGCCTACTCGGGCGTGTTCCACGATCCGCTCCCAGAGGGAGAGCCCAGGGCCGACCTCACCAATCCCGTCGCCGTGTCGGAGTGGCTGATTGACCGCTACCGGCGCAAGGGACCCCGGTTCCTGGACGGCCTCCTCGGACACTACGTCGTGGTGCTGGTGGATGACGCCCAAGGCGAGGTGCTGCTGGCCGCAGACCCCTACGGCGCACGGAAGCTGTTCGTGGCCGAGCGAAACGGAACGCTCACGTTCTGTTCATCGCTGGCTGGCCTCGCACGAAGCAGCCCGGCCGGCATTCCGTTGGACCGCTCGCTCGAGGATTGCCTGCTGTCGCTCGAGTTCCTGCCGTGGGAGCGCACGCCGCTGGCCGGGGTGAAATACCTGAAGCCGGGCACGATTCTGCGGGTCTCGGGTGGCCGCATCGCGCGAGACGAGGTGAAGGTTGCGGGGTTTGCGGACGCCGCGGCGGCCGCCGGTCTGCAATCCGAAGACGCGCTGTGCGGGGCGCTCGACGAGCTCCTCCGGACCTCGGTCCTCGATCAGGCCCCGGCCGGCCAGAAGGTCGCGGTTCTCCTGGGTGGTGTCGACTCCGCGCTGATTGCTTCCTACCTGGCACGCGCGGGTCGCGAGGTGGAAACCTTCACGTTTCACTTCGACGACAACCGCTACAACCAGGCATTCTGCGACGAGCTGGCCGCGTTGCTCGGCATTCGCCACAACTGGGTGGCGATCACGCCGGACGTTATCCGCCAGGGTTTGACGGGGTACAGCACCGTCTTCAATCAGGTGTCCGCCATTCCTCACTACCTGATCCAGACCGCCCATGTCTGCCGAGCGATCAGGGCCAGGGGCTTCACCCGCTGTCTTACTGGGGATGGATGCGACGAGATCTTTCTCGGCTATCCGTCGGTGTACCGGCGCGCGCGGCTGTTCATGCGGCTCCCGTCGGTGCCGCGAGCCATCACGCGCACCGCGGAGACCCTGCTCGCCACTCCGCTGGTCGAAGACTACGCCGGCCACGTGGCTCGCTTCTCCCGGAACTACCTTCATATTCTCAGCCGGGCACAGCCCGCTCGAGGCCACATCTCGAATCGCATCTTCGACGAGTATTCCCTGCGGCGGCTGCGCGCGGAGCCGCCGCCGCCTCAGGACGACGAGCCTGAAGGGATCCTCGGCACGCTGGCGCACGGCCTGGAGGGGCTGTCTCCGTTGCGTCTTGCGTATCACGGGAAGGCCGCGGTCGGCCTGAACAAGATCAAGCTGGAGGGCAGTGCCGGGGACGCTGGTGTCACGCTTCTGTCGCCATATCAGCATCCCCGCATGACCGCGTTCGGGCGAGCGTTGCCCGAAGCATTGTTGCGCAACGCCAGTGATGCCGGCACCGCAGCAACCGGGAAGTACATCTTCTTTCGTACCATTGAGCGCAAGGACCATCTGCCGCGACACATGGTGTATCAGCGCAAGGCCTCGCCGGTGAACGCACCGGTCGACTACTGGTACATGGGCGAGCTGCGCCCGCTCATCCTCGACATGTTGAAGGACCTTCCGTTTCCCTACGATGCGGCCTACGTCGAGCGCATGCTGACCATGAAGGGACCGGAGGAGTGGTTCCGCTCGCGGATCTCCCTGGCGCGTTCCGTTCTGCATCCCGTGGCGATGCTGGCGACCTATGCCAACCTGAATCGCACCATCCGTTCGGGGATCCGGTGA
- a CDS encoding carboxymuconolactone decarboxylase family protein: MTPAQRQAVEEFRRLRGTDLFGPFVTLLGSPELLTRASAMGEYLRYRSALPPRLSELVILITAAHWQQQYEWDLHAPIALEAGVPQGVLDALALGRRPEGLAEDETALYDLCRAIHDRTKPPAAVRVRAVQAVSEQGVLDAIGICGYYALLAMVLNSQATPAGA; this comes from the coding sequence GTGACACCCGCGCAACGGCAGGCGGTCGAGGAGTTCCGGCGGCTGCGGGGGACCGACCTGTTCGGTCCGTTCGTGACCCTGCTCGGAAGTCCCGAGCTGCTGACCCGGGCCAGCGCCATGGGCGAGTACTTGCGCTACCGCAGCGCCCTGCCGCCGCGCCTCAGCGAGTTGGTCATCCTGATCACGGCCGCCCACTGGCAGCAACAATACGAATGGGACCTGCACGCGCCGATCGCGCTCGAGGCGGGCGTGCCGCAAGGCGTGCTCGACGCCCTGGCGCTCGGCAGGCGGCCGGAAGGCCTCGCCGAGGACGAGACCGCCCTTTATGACCTCTGCCGAGCCATTCACGACCGTACCAAGCCGCCCGCGGCGGTCCGCGTCCGCGCCGTCCAGGCCGTCAGCGAGCAGGGCGTGCTCGACGCCATCGGCATCTGCGGCTACTACGCCTTGCTGGCCATGGTGCTGAACAGCCAGGCCACCCCCGCGGGCGCGTAG
- a CDS encoding glycosyltransferase family 39 protein: MTGNHATRALIVATLGLVLGAHAYLLPHQNVNWDEFWFLSFVHDHARGTLSATRQSFHVHLFGWLTGIAAHEVDQVVAARAAYLILLVGTCTCVYTLGRRVASVNGALFAVLCYAGYSNVLAHGTSFRTDGLSVFLLMTALVLVQSEARRMMAAGAAAVLVGVALLVTIKSALFLPVFALVLLTHHSRDWRGADARREAALFVGATVATAVGLYLWHQSGVVNASVSAAVTSLQSTAGRAIRPDVLFPRYWEFRETVIANLVQWTALTSAVVLLAVRILTRRQVPESMALLVLVVPLLSVVVYRNAFPYFYVVVMAPALVLCAWTFDQLARSRWMSGYRSVAVTIAATLALAVSVRSFVATAPRDDTAAQRAVVGAVHEIFPEPVPYIDRNGMIASFPRVGFFMSSWGIERYREEGRPVFASLLRARGPKFLLVNVPALSAALADPSLVGRGRTDVLLGEDAAVLRAHFVPYWGPIHVAGTAMHLQPGSEVTWEVLIAGLYQLHSRAPVAVGNALHQPGATVELGAGVVSFRSEVAQDVMLRTSSARGVPPYPPPTGRLYRGF; the protein is encoded by the coding sequence ATGACCGGTAACCACGCCACCCGGGCCCTGATCGTGGCCACCCTCGGACTGGTGCTGGGGGCCCACGCCTATCTGCTGCCGCACCAGAACGTGAACTGGGACGAGTTCTGGTTTCTCTCGTTTGTCCACGACCACGCGCGCGGCACGCTGTCGGCGACCCGTCAAAGCTTCCACGTGCACTTGTTCGGCTGGCTCACCGGCATTGCGGCGCACGAAGTCGACCAGGTCGTCGCCGCGCGCGCCGCCTACCTGATCCTTCTCGTCGGGACCTGCACCTGCGTCTACACCCTCGGGCGCCGGGTCGCCTCGGTCAACGGGGCGCTCTTCGCCGTCCTTTGCTACGCTGGTTACTCGAACGTCCTGGCCCACGGCACCTCGTTCAGAACCGACGGCTTGAGCGTATTCTTGCTCATGACCGCACTCGTCCTCGTGCAGAGCGAGGCTCGGCGGATGATGGCGGCCGGCGCCGCCGCCGTCCTCGTCGGCGTCGCTCTGCTCGTTACCATCAAGAGTGCGTTGTTCCTGCCGGTCTTCGCCCTCGTCCTGCTCACCCATCACTCGCGGGACTGGCGCGGCGCTGACGCCCGTCGCGAGGCGGCGCTCTTCGTGGGCGCGACGGTCGCAACCGCCGTAGGGCTGTACCTCTGGCACCAGTCAGGCGTCGTCAACGCCAGCGTATCGGCGGCGGTCACCTCTCTCCAATCGACCGCGGGCCGGGCGATTCGACCCGATGTCCTGTTCCCGAGGTACTGGGAGTTCCGGGAGACCGTCATCGCCAACCTGGTCCAGTGGACGGCGCTGACTTCCGCCGTGGTCCTGCTCGCTGTTCGGATCCTGACCCGACGACAAGTACCCGAGTCCATGGCTCTGCTCGTCCTGGTGGTGCCGCTGCTCTCGGTGGTCGTCTATCGGAACGCCTTTCCATACTTCTACGTCGTGGTCATGGCCCCGGCGCTCGTCCTGTGCGCCTGGACTTTCGACCAACTGGCACGTAGTCGGTGGATGAGTGGCTACCGCAGCGTCGCCGTCACGATCGCCGCAACGCTCGCACTCGCGGTGTCCGTGCGGTCCTTCGTTGCCACAGCCCCGCGGGACGACACCGCCGCACAGCGTGCGGTCGTTGGTGCGGTGCATGAGATCTTTCCCGAACCCGTTCCCTACATCGACCGCAATGGCATGATCGCGTCATTTCCCAGGGTCGGGTTCTTCATGAGCAGCTGGGGAATCGAGCGCTATCGGGAAGAGGGCCGGCCGGTGTTCGCCAGCCTGTTGCGGGCGCGCGGACCGAAGTTCCTGTTGGTGAACGTGCCTGCGCTCTCGGCTGCCCTGGCAGATCCCTCCCTGGTCGGTCGCGGGCGCACCGACGTGCTGCTCGGCGAGGACGCGGCCGTGCTTCGCGCGCACTTCGTGCCGTACTGGGGACCGATTCATGTCGCGGGTACCGCCATGCACCTTCAGCCTGGTAGCGAGGTTACGTGGGAGGTACTCATTGCGGGGCTTTATCAGCTCCATAGCCGCGCTCCCGTCGCCGTCGGCAACGCGCTTCACCAGCCTGGTGCGACGGTGGAACTCGGCGCCGGGGTGGTGTCGTTTCGATCAGAGGTCGCCCAGGACGTGATGCTCCGCACCAGCAGCGCACGTGGCGTTCCTCCATATCCGCCGCCAACCGGGCGGCTCTACCGGGGCTTCTGA
- a CDS encoding aminotransferase class V-fold PLP-dependent enzyme, which produces MKTDRRSFLRLSGAAGAAAVTLGSNSIELVAQASRALGNRTPDDVAADEGYWRDIQNAFTLDRSLINLNNGNSCPSPTVVHEAYKRYLDYSNQAPVYHRGLIERNIEVVRRRLAAEFGCDPEEMAITRNSSESLQIAQNGLDLMPGDEVLTTEQDYGRMLTTWDQRARREKITIKKVNFPVPTTGESLYAMLEGAITPRTRVLHFCHITNLTGQIFPVQNIARMARARGIITIVDGAHAVAHFPFKLRDLEMDYYGTSLHKWLLAPTGTGFLYVRRDRIAKTWPLQAAPERNENDIRKFEEIGTSPAATKAAINEALAFHQAIGTERVGARLRYLTLRWANKLKTNPRIIMHTDLDQVYGVACVGVKDVPAAKIYDFLWGKYRIITAAISRPEYNGVRVTPNIYTPLEEIDTFTAAMEDLLKNGVPSA; this is translated from the coding sequence ATGAAGACCGACCGCCGCTCTTTTCTTCGCCTGTCAGGCGCCGCCGGCGCTGCCGCCGTGACGCTTGGCTCCAACAGCATCGAATTGGTGGCACAGGCGTCTCGCGCGCTTGGCAACCGGACGCCCGACGATGTGGCCGCGGATGAAGGGTATTGGCGCGACATCCAGAACGCGTTCACCCTGGACCGCTCGCTGATCAACCTGAACAACGGCAACAGCTGCCCGAGCCCGACCGTCGTGCACGAGGCCTACAAGCGGTACCTCGATTACTCGAACCAGGCGCCGGTCTATCACCGTGGGCTGATCGAGCGGAACATCGAGGTGGTGCGCCGCCGGCTGGCCGCGGAGTTCGGCTGCGATCCTGAAGAGATGGCGATCACGCGCAACTCCAGCGAGTCGCTGCAGATCGCGCAGAACGGCCTGGACCTGATGCCGGGCGACGAGGTCCTCACTACCGAACAGGACTACGGCCGCATGCTGACGACATGGGACCAGCGGGCGCGGCGCGAGAAGATCACGATCAAGAAGGTGAATTTCCCGGTGCCGACCACGGGGGAGAGCCTGTACGCGATGCTCGAGGGCGCGATCACGCCGCGCACCAGGGTGCTGCACTTCTGCCACATCACCAACCTGACCGGCCAGATCTTCCCGGTGCAGAACATCGCGCGCATGGCGCGCGCCCGCGGCATCATCACCATCGTCGACGGCGCCCACGCGGTGGCGCACTTCCCGTTCAAGCTGCGCGACCTCGAGATGGACTACTACGGCACCAGCCTGCACAAGTGGCTGCTGGCGCCGACCGGCACCGGCTTCCTCTACGTCCGCCGGGATCGCATTGCGAAGACCTGGCCGCTGCAGGCTGCGCCCGAGCGCAACGAGAACGACATCCGCAAGTTCGAGGAGATCGGCACCTCGCCGGCGGCGACCAAGGCGGCCATCAACGAGGCGCTGGCGTTCCACCAGGCGATCGGCACCGAACGGGTCGGCGCGCGCCTCCGCTACCTGACCTTGCGCTGGGCGAACAAGCTCAAGACCAACCCTCGCATCATCATGCACACCGACCTCGACCAGGTGTACGGAGTGGCCTGCGTCGGCGTGAAGGACGTGCCCGCCGCGAAGATCTACGACTTCCTGTGGGGCAAGTACCGCATCATCACCGCGGCGATCTCCCGGCCCGAGTACAACGGCGTGCGCGTGACGCCGAACATCTACACCCCGCTCGAGGAGATCGACACCTTTACCGCGGCGATGGAAGACCTGCTGAAGAACGGCGTGCCGTCGGCGTGA
- a CDS encoding glycosyltransferase family 2 protein — protein sequence MIVQVPCYNEEGTLPAVIRGIPRHIDGVDRVEILVIDDGSSDNTVGVAQQLGVDHIVRHTNNKGLARAFRTGIDACLSLGADIIVNTDGDNQYDAQDIARLIRPILDGTADIVVGDRRTQDVGHFSPLKRRLQHLGSQVVRALSGTDVPDTVSGFRAISAHAALHLNIVSPFSYTIEMLIQAGRKNLAITSVPVRTNAPTRPSRLFKGIPHFIARSLATMVRMYAMYKPLATFLSIGAVLFAIGAIPILRFLYFWLDGSGRGHIQSLVLGGVLVILGSVTLLIGLVADLINFNRQLIEITLQKVRELERATRLDAERGASADDR from the coding sequence TTGATCGTTCAGGTACCCTGCTACAACGAGGAAGGCACCCTCCCGGCGGTCATCCGCGGCATTCCCCGCCATATCGACGGCGTGGATCGCGTCGAGATTCTCGTCATCGATGACGGTTCGAGCGACAACACCGTCGGGGTCGCGCAGCAACTCGGCGTCGACCACATCGTCAGGCACACGAACAACAAGGGGCTGGCGCGGGCGTTCCGCACCGGCATCGATGCCTGCCTGTCGCTCGGCGCAGACATCATTGTCAACACCGACGGCGACAATCAGTACGACGCCCAGGACATCGCCCGCCTCATTCGACCGATCCTGGATGGCACGGCGGACATCGTGGTCGGCGATCGGCGGACCCAGGATGTCGGCCACTTCTCACCACTCAAGCGCCGGCTCCAGCACCTGGGCAGCCAGGTCGTGCGGGCGCTGTCGGGCACCGACGTGCCCGACACCGTGAGCGGCTTCCGGGCCATCTCGGCCCATGCCGCACTGCACCTCAATATCGTGTCGCCGTTCAGCTACACGATCGAGATGCTGATCCAGGCGGGCCGCAAGAACCTGGCGATCACCTCGGTCCCGGTCCGCACGAATGCGCCGACGCGGCCCTCGCGGCTGTTCAAGGGAATACCGCATTTCATCGCGCGCTCCCTGGCCACGATGGTGCGCATGTACGCGATGTACAAGCCGCTCGCCACCTTCCTGTCGATCGGTGCGGTGCTGTTTGCGATTGGCGCGATCCCCATTCTTCGCTTCCTCTACTTCTGGCTGGATGGCAGTGGGCGAGGACACATTCAGTCGCTCGTGCTCGGCGGTGTGCTGGTGATCCTGGGCAGCGTGACGCTGCTCATTGGCCTGGTGGCGGACTTGATCAACTTCAACCGGCAGCTGATCGAGATCACGCTTCAGAAAGTGCGCGAACTCGAACGCGCGACGCGACTCGACGCGGAGCGCGGCGCGTCGGCGGATGACCGGTAA
- a CDS encoding class I SAM-dependent methyltransferase, with the protein MAESGPTVTARVRAPLSPSARLRSDVIFRVLGEIPAARSFLEVGCGQGALATLLAERYDYVGYEPDEASFAVARARLAAGARGAVWNTVLPERPDRTFDVVAAFEVLEHQEDDRATLASWARWVRPGGHLILSVPAHPHRFGAADRDVGHFRRYTRAGLQALLMSVGLTASKVVIYGFPLGYGLEWGRNTIAARRATKVPTTAEQRTAASGRRLQPHDGLAPVIWLATLPFLFMQRPFGSSELGTGFVVCAQAPATGR; encoded by the coding sequence ATGGCTGAGAGCGGACCGACGGTAACGGCGCGCGTCAGGGCGCCGCTCTCCCCAAGCGCCCGACTGCGGTCCGATGTGATCTTCCGGGTGCTTGGCGAGATTCCCGCCGCCCGCTCGTTTCTCGAGGTCGGGTGCGGCCAAGGGGCGCTGGCGACGCTGCTGGCCGAGCGATACGACTACGTCGGCTACGAACCGGACGAGGCTTCGTTCGCCGTTGCGCGAGCGCGGCTCGCCGCTGGCGCGCGCGGTGCAGTGTGGAACACGGTGCTTCCAGAGCGCCCTGACCGGACCTTCGACGTGGTCGCCGCCTTCGAGGTGCTCGAGCACCAGGAAGACGATCGGGCGACGTTGGCGTCGTGGGCGCGCTGGGTGCGGCCGGGTGGCCACCTCATTCTCAGTGTCCCGGCGCATCCCCATCGTTTCGGGGCCGCCGACCGGGATGTGGGCCATTTTCGCCGATACACCCGCGCCGGCCTGCAAGCCCTCCTGATGTCGGTTGGCCTGACCGCGTCAAAGGTCGTCATCTACGGATTCCCACTGGGGTACGGGCTCGAGTGGGGACGAAACACAATCGCAGCGCGGCGAGCGACGAAGGTGCCCACGACAGCCGAGCAACGCACCGCCGCCAGTGGACGACGGCTGCAGCCGCACGACGGGTTGGCGCCGGTGATCTGGCTGGCGACCCTCCCGTTTCTGTTCATGCAGCGTCCCTTCGGCTCGAGCGAACTCGGCACCGGTTTCGTGGTGTGCGCTCAGGCGCCGGCGACGGGGCGCTGA
- a CDS encoding serine hydrolase: protein MRSLSLLLFTLALVSGQLAAQPGNLQSLLETELAGIPATTGVYVKHLATGEAAGVRADQDFSTASVIKVTFMVRAYQMADRKQLDLDQRVTLTRAHLRHGTGVFQYQDAGLQPTLRDAITQMIITSDNTATDLVLMKIGGPAAVTKWLADTGYPRLAAYGRPHDYRRDLLAMLDPAFARLTAEETSGLMYASDRNPLFGRYGDLFTGPRAKWVETVRAPANRQRLAREREERTSTDRKFWLGSMTPQETARLLESIERGTAASRESCDAMLLALRRQQLGTRRLPHFLDVPVAHKTGDGGTIANDVGIVYARSGPVVVAFFANSVTGSYAEAEDRIGRLAQKLVDYFDRR, encoded by the coding sequence ATGCGATCACTCTCCCTGCTGCTTTTCACACTGGCACTGGTCTCCGGCCAGCTGGCGGCTCAACCAGGCAACCTCCAGTCACTGCTCGAGACGGAACTGGCGGGGATCCCGGCGACCACCGGGGTCTACGTCAAGCACCTGGCGACGGGCGAGGCGGCGGGGGTCCGCGCGGATCAGGACTTCTCCACCGCCAGCGTGATCAAGGTGACCTTCATGGTGCGGGCCTACCAGATGGCCGATCGCAAGCAGCTCGATCTCGACCAACGCGTGACGCTGACCCGGGCGCACCTGCGCCATGGCACCGGCGTGTTCCAGTACCAGGACGCCGGTCTGCAGCCGACGCTGCGCGACGCCATCACCCAGATGATCATCACGAGCGACAACACGGCAACCGACCTCGTGTTGATGAAGATCGGCGGACCGGCCGCGGTCACCAAATGGCTGGCCGACACCGGCTACCCGCGGCTGGCTGCCTACGGGCGCCCGCACGACTACCGGCGCGACCTGCTGGCGATGCTCGACCCGGCCTTTGCGCGCCTGACGGCGGAGGAGACCTCGGGCTTGATGTACGCCTCGGACCGCAACCCGCTGTTTGGCCGCTACGGCGACCTGTTCACGGGACCGCGCGCCAAGTGGGTCGAGACGGTTCGTGCCCCCGCGAATCGGCAGCGGCTGGCACGGGAGCGCGAAGAGCGGACGTCCACGGATCGCAAGTTCTGGCTCGGCAGCATGACACCGCAGGAGACGGCGCGACTGCTCGAGAGCATCGAGCGCGGCACCGCCGCTTCACGCGAGAGCTGCGATGCCATGCTGCTCGCCTTGCGGCGGCAGCAGCTGGGGACCCGCCGGCTCCCGCATTTCCTGGACGTCCCAGTGGCGCACAAGACCGGCGACGGCGGCACGATCGCCAACGACGTGGGCATTGTCTACGCGCGGTCGGGGCCGGTCGTGGTGGCGTTCTTCGCGAACAGCGTGACCGGCTCGTACGCCGAGGCCGAGGATCGGATCGGCCGGCTGGCGCAGAAACTGGTCGACTACTTCGATCGGCGCTAG